Genomic segment of Candidatus Chlorohelix allophototropha:
GGGGTTGCCGGTAGTAGCAATTGTGGTAAAAGATGGGCTGTATGACAAGGTGGTTTCGGCGGTTGAGCAGGTAAAAGCCCGTGATGGCTTTGTACTGGCTATTGCGAGTGAAGGTGATGAACTGATAGCAGGTAAGGCAGACAAGGTTATTTACATACCTAATACTGACCCGCTTTTGATGCCCTTGCTCACAACTATACCGGTGCAACTGCTTAGCTACCATCTAGCTGAAATTCGTGGTTGCGATGTGGATCAACCGCGTAACCTAGCCAAATCTGTAACCGTAGAATAAGCACTTATAATAAAAAACCAGTACGCCGCTATGTGTAAATATAGCGGTTTTTTTATTGAAGGGAAAAGTAGTTTAGACTCTGAATTATTTACCGGAAATATACCAGTTTTTACTTAGCTGTTGACTTGGGTATGTTAAAAAAAGTGTAATATGTTTTTACTTACCACTTACTTGTCTGTCGTGTTTAATTCCACAAAAATTATTATAGTATTTGAGAGGGGTTTTCGCGATGCATCCAATACGCCAACCTGCCCATTTAATACGTCAACCTGCCTATGATTTAAAAGAGCGACCCTTCATGGTTATCTGGGAAACAACTCAAGCCTGCGACCTAGCCTGTAAACATTGCCGTGCCGAAGCCCGCCCAGACCATAATGATCCTCTTGCTCTTACTTTTGAAGATGGCTGCCGCTTGATTGATCAAATTGAGAGTTTCGGTACGCCACGCCCCCTGGTTGTATTTACAGGCGGCGACCCATTTAAACGTGAGGACATTTTCGAACTAACCAAATATGCCTCCGCCAAAGGGCTTCCGGTGGGTGTATCCCCTTCCGGTACGCCGTTGTTAAACTTTGACAACCTTACTAAGCTAAAAGAGGCTGGCGCGAGAGCAATTTCCCTTAGTCTTGACGGCTCCACTGCCGAGATTCACGATGAATTCCGCCAAGTTCAAGGCTCTTATGACTGGGTTATCAATGGCTGGAAAAACGCCCGCAAGATCGGCTTAAAATTGCAGGTCAATTCTACGGTAACTCGCTATAACCTTGATGATCTACCCGCCCTGTTTGCGTTGGTACGTGAGTTAGGCGCTATGACTTGGAGCCTTTTCTTCCTCGTACCGATGGGACGCGCAATTTCGGAAGACGAAATCTCTCCTGAAGATTACGAAGCGGTGATGAACTTCCTTTACGATGCCTCCAAGTATATCAGCGCAAAAACTACCGAAGGGCATCAGTACAAGCGCGTAGTGCTACAACGTGCTGCTCTTGAAGCGCGTGGCTTAGCCCCGGAAGATTATCTGCCTCTAAACGACACCTATCGGAAGTTGAAAGCCGGATTAGCGGAAGTGACCAAGAACACCCCGCAGCCTGATCCGGGTGACCATATCCGCCGCACGCCTATGCATATCAACTCTGGTGACGGGTTTGTGTTCATTAACTTGCGAGGCGATGTATATCCTAGCGGCTATCTGCCGGTTATCGGTGGAAATGTACGCGAGAAATCTCTGGTAGAAATTTACCGTGAGAGTCCTCTCTTCCAATCACTGCGCGATAAAGGTCAGTTAAAAGGTCGCTGTGGCGAATGCGAATTCAAGTTTGTTTGTGGCGGCTCCCGCTCCCGCTCCTATGCTATGACTGGTGATGTGCTTTCGGAAGAACCATTCTGTGTGTACGAACCGGGTAGTTTCCCCTTTGCCAACGAGATAAAAGAACTAGAGCTGGCAGTAGCTAAAGGTTAATTCTGTATCTGGCAGGTGATGGCGAATTTGACTTCTCTCTCTTCACAGAGAGAAGTCAAACCTGACAGGTAAAAGCACGGTAAAAAGGTTGAATGTTGTTCACTTTAGCTTGAAATAAAATTCGCTGTAGTCTGTACTACCTACTACTTTATCACCTACAAGTATCATAGTGTTGAAATATAGCTCCATTCTTGCTGCATTAAATCTCAGCTATTAATATATTCTGGCATAAAATCCGGTTACGCCATCCGGCGTATTTACATTTACATTGCCATTTTTCTGGTAGTTAAGCAAAGGGGGATAGAGCGCGTGAATCGTGTGGTAATTATCGGTGGTGGTATTACTGGCTTGGCGGCTGCTTGGGAATTACAGCAACAGGGTATTGATTATTTGTTGCTCGAAGCCTCCAATAAACTTGGCGGCAAAATAGCAACCGAACGAGTGGATGGCTTTATCATTGAAGGTGGGGCTGACTCATTCGTTACCTATAAGCCGGCAGGGGTGCAATTGTGTCTGGAAATGGGGCTGGGCGATAAGATTATCGGTACGAGTCCCACTACCAAAAGCACCTACATCGTCAGAAATGGCAAACTACACGATATTCCACGCGGGTTACGTTTGATTGTCCCTCTCGATGAGCAAGGCTTACGAGAGTCTGATGTCATTTCCGAAGATGCAAAAGCGCGAATGCTGAATGAGGTAAATATACCGCCTCGAACCGAGGAAGGCGATGAAACGCTTGCCTCTTTTGTAAATCGCCGCTTTGGTGAAGAGGCGCTGGTAGTATTTGCCGACCCTATGCTTGGGGGTATCTACACTGGCGACCCTGATACGATGAGTATGCAGGCTACTTTCCCGAATTATCTTCAAATGGAGAAGAAATATGGTAGTCTGATTGCAGGTCATAGGAATGCACCTCCCCCACCACCAGCCAAATCTGACGTGCCTAAAAGTATATTTGTTTCAATGCGCAACGGTATGGGTGAATTGATTGATGAAATCAGGGCGAGGTTAACCGGCGAAATTCTCACCGGGCAAAGAGTAATTCGTATTGACTCGGAAGGCACTGTATATACTGACACTGGTGAGGTATATAAAGCCAGTGCGGTTGTGGCTACTATACCCTCTATATACCTGCGGGAAATGCTGCACGACTCAGCGCCCCAATTAGCGCAGGAGTTGCGCCGAATCAGAACTGTAAGTAGCGCCACTATTTCAATGGGCTTTAAAGAAAGTGAATTAGCGCGACCTCTAGACAGCTACGGCTTTGTAGTAGCAGGGGATGACCCTACGCCACTACGCGCTAGCACTTGGAGTAGTACCAAATTCGCCGGACGCGCCCCGGAAGGTTACGCCCTTTTAAGGGTATTTGTGGGCGGACATCGCAGCCCTGAACTGGTCACACGTTCTGATGAAGAATTGATTACATTGGCACTTGCTGAATTGAAAAAACTGTTAGGAATTGAAGCCACCCCGGTTATTTCCAGAGTATTCCGTTGGATAAATGCGAATCCTCAATATGAAGTTGGTCACTTGGATAAAGTTGCCAACATCAAGGCTACTTGCCCACCTTGGTTGGTTCTGGCAGGGGCTGATTTCGAGGGTGGTGGCATACCTGATTGTATTAGAACTGGGCGCGAGAGCGCAAAACAAGCGCTTGCTTCTAGGCTGGTATCAAATCTCTAGCCTTTAGTTATGCTGAAATTTTAATTCTCTGCTTGTAAAGCAGAGAATAAAATAGAAATTTGAAACCAAAGCGCTGTACCCTTGGAGGAGATAAGATGAAAGATAAGCGCGCAGCACTGCTCTTAGCAGGCGTGCTACTACTGACCACGTTACTTTATGCTTGCGGTGATAGTCCCACCGCTACCGTCACAACAACTGCGGCTG
This window contains:
- the hemG gene encoding protoporphyrinogen oxidase, which encodes MNRVVIIGGGITGLAAAWELQQQGIDYLLLEASNKLGGKIATERVDGFIIEGGADSFVTYKPAGVQLCLEMGLGDKIIGTSPTTKSTYIVRNGKLHDIPRGLRLIVPLDEQGLRESDVISEDAKARMLNEVNIPPRTEEGDETLASFVNRRFGEEALVVFADPMLGGIYTGDPDTMSMQATFPNYLQMEKKYGSLIAGHRNAPPPPPAKSDVPKSIFVSMRNGMGELIDEIRARLTGEILTGQRVIRIDSEGTVYTDTGEVYKASAVVATIPSIYLREMLHDSAPQLAQELRRIRTVSSATISMGFKESELARPLDSYGFVVAGDDPTPLRASTWSSTKFAGRAPEGYALLRVFVGGHRSPELVTRSDEELITLALAELKKLLGIEATPVISRVFRWINANPQYEVGHLDKVANIKATCPPWLVLAGADFEGGGIPDCIRTGRESAKQALASRLVSNL
- a CDS encoding TIGR04053 family radical SAM/SPASM domain-containing protein, which gives rise to MRQPAYDLKERPFMVIWETTQACDLACKHCRAEARPDHNDPLALTFEDGCRLIDQIESFGTPRPLVVFTGGDPFKREDIFELTKYASAKGLPVGVSPSGTPLLNFDNLTKLKEAGARAISLSLDGSTAEIHDEFRQVQGSYDWVINGWKNARKIGLKLQVNSTVTRYNLDDLPALFALVRELGAMTWSLFFLVPMGRAISEDEISPEDYEAVMNFLYDASKYISAKTTEGHQYKRVVLQRAALEARGLAPEDYLPLNDTYRKLKAGLAEVTKNTPQPDPGDHIRRTPMHINSGDGFVFINLRGDVYPSGYLPVIGGNVREKSLVEIYRESPLFQSLRDKGQLKGRCGECEFKFVCGGSRSRSYAMTGDVLSEEPFCVYEPGSFPFANEIKELELAVAKG